The proteins below are encoded in one region of Pontibacter deserti:
- a CDS encoding ABC transporter permease produces MNLLRTEFRKIFPYRTFWVILAVYVLLLVLILYTSTSVEINGKALGNETYQFPGLWMRLTYVAHFFNLLLGILVIVLVTDEYSYRTVRQEVIDGLSRAEVVLSKFYVVLALAVFSTVFLLALGLYFGLLYSSNTSINAMFSQIDYLSYYFVQAVAYMVLAMLFAFFIRKSGLAIIAFIAYTKIVEPLIHFKLPDHIDKYFPMKALDSLTPMPGQELFGQLTSPIEQLSPAMATLPSLLYTGLFLLFCYLILKIRDL; encoded by the coding sequence ATGAACTTACTCCGAACCGAGTTTCGCAAAATATTCCCTTACCGTACTTTCTGGGTTATACTGGCTGTTTATGTGCTCCTGCTGGTGCTTATACTTTACACAAGCACAAGTGTTGAGATAAATGGTAAAGCGTTGGGTAATGAAACATACCAGTTCCCTGGCTTGTGGATGCGCCTGACATATGTGGCCCATTTCTTTAATCTGTTGCTGGGCATACTGGTTATTGTGCTTGTAACCGACGAATACAGCTACCGCACTGTAAGGCAAGAGGTAATTGATGGCCTTTCAAGGGCTGAAGTAGTGCTGAGCAAATTTTATGTTGTACTGGCTTTGGCAGTTTTCAGTACAGTGTTTCTGCTGGCGCTTGGGTTATACTTTGGCTTACTTTATAGTTCAAACACAAGCATAAATGCCATGTTCAGCCAGATAGATTATCTCTCCTACTACTTTGTGCAGGCTGTGGCTTATATGGTACTGGCTATGCTTTTTGCATTCTTTATCCGGAAAAGCGGGTTGGCCATTATTGCGTTTATTGCCTATACCAAAATTGTTGAGCCACTTATCCACTTTAAGTTACCTGACCACATAGATAAGTATTTCCCGATGAAAGCCCTGGATAGCCTAACTCCTATGCCTGGTCAGGAGCTGTTCGGGCAACTTACCTCCCCTATAGAGCAGCTTTCTCCTGCGATGGCTACGTTACCATCGTTATTATATACCGGCTTGTTTCTGCTGTTCTGCTACCTTATACTTAAAATAAGAGATCTATAA
- a CDS encoding bifunctional 3,4-dihydroxy-2-butanone-4-phosphate synthase/GTP cyclohydrolase II — MENTNQETIKLDSIEDAIEDIRQGKVIIVVDDDDRENEGDFICAAEMVTPEIINFMATHGRGLICAPLTEERCEELGLELMVGRNTALHATPFTVSVDLIGHGCTTGISASDRAKTIQALVDPNTDPHSLGKPGHIFPLKAKKEGVLRRAGHTEAAVDLARLAGLAPAGVLIEIMNEDGTMARLPDLVHVAKRFNLKLVSIKDLIAYRLKKESLIDREIAVQLPTDFGDFDLYAFTQRSNGAKHLALVKGTWAEDEPVLVRVHSSCVTGDIFGSCRCDCGPQLHEAMRMIEREGKGVIVYMNQEGRGIGLINKLKAYKLQEQGLDTVEANLELGFGMDERDYGVGAQILRDLGVTKMKLISNNPKKRTGLIGYGLEVVGNVPIEIAPNPHNKKYLATKRDKLGHEILKSATINK; from the coding sequence ATGGAGAATACAAACCAAGAAACTATAAAACTCGACTCGATCGAGGATGCCATCGAAGATATCCGCCAAGGTAAAGTAATTATTGTGGTGGACGACGACGATCGTGAGAACGAAGGCGATTTTATCTGTGCTGCCGAGATGGTAACACCAGAGATCATTAACTTTATGGCTACCCATGGCCGCGGCCTGATCTGTGCACCGCTTACCGAAGAGCGCTGCGAAGAGCTGGGTCTTGAGCTGATGGTTGGCCGCAATACCGCGCTGCACGCTACACCGTTTACGGTATCTGTTGATTTGATCGGGCATGGCTGTACTACAGGTATATCGGCATCCGACAGAGCAAAGACCATACAGGCACTTGTTGACCCCAACACAGATCCGCATTCGCTTGGTAAGCCAGGGCACATTTTTCCGTTAAAAGCGAAGAAAGAAGGGGTTTTACGTCGTGCCGGCCATACCGAAGCAGCTGTAGACCTGGCTCGTTTAGCCGGACTTGCGCCTGCCGGTGTACTTATCGAAATCATGAACGAAGATGGTACAATGGCCCGCCTGCCGGACTTGGTTCACGTTGCTAAGCGTTTTAACCTGAAGCTGGTTTCAATAAAAGACCTGATCGCCTACCGCCTAAAAAAGGAAAGCCTGATAGACCGCGAAATTGCAGTACAGTTGCCAACCGATTTCGGTGATTTTGATCTGTATGCGTTTACGCAGCGCAGCAACGGAGCCAAGCACCTGGCACTTGTAAAAGGTACCTGGGCAGAAGACGAGCCTGTGTTGGTGCGTGTGCATTCGTCTTGCGTAACCGGTGATATTTTCGGATCCTGCCGTTGTGATTGCGGCCCGCAGCTACATGAGGCCATGCGAATGATCGAGCGCGAAGGCAAAGGCGTGATTGTATATATGAACCAGGAAGGCCGTGGCATTGGGCTTATCAATAAATTAAAAGCCTATAAACTACAAGAGCAAGGGCTGGATACAGTAGAAGCTAACCTGGAACTAGGCTTTGGCATGGATGAGCGTGATTATGGTGTAGGTGCACAAATTCTGCGGGATCTGGGCGTTACCAAAATGAAACTTATCTCTAACAACCCTAAAAAGCGTACCGGACTGATCGGTTATGGTTTAGAAGTTGTGGGCAATGTTCCTATCGAAATTGCACCGAATCCGCATAACAAAAAGTACCTGGCTACCAAGCGCGACAAGCTGGGCCACGAGATACTGAAAAGTGCAACTATAAATAAATAA
- a CDS encoding TraB/GumN family protein, which translates to MKKFLLSFLGFATALSCFSQGNADCATYSHDVSITPGFELTANTITSKKGHYDMSWIDEAARGKRVVMIGENHWMNAVHRTARDLVFHLNTIDDFPVLVKEVPYSTTPFVNAYINCKSDTCDKVLDVLKPYFGSKEELDFLKEVQQWNTNHPEKKITIVCSDFEQEFNFSLRNVFSPFFTQQGHKNFRDKVISFKNNTVALIGYMDSLAHEAPARFHVKDRPYLNKQFVLNVLDNLSAFDQASTAFRVYKEMGMSESEAFAMREKARTRAIINNLTDDSKFGKLLRRDKFILWGGADHTRTYQLTNDNFHKYEGWFLANEYGITRNKVLSIRITNLSYSIPDQYFTNDSYLNGTGQFARLVEAYKRCNEGQQKQVYKMIEEQTDVINAVRFAFKLNKDQPVWFEGNEQMKKLLRKSRKLKDDAQLKRFYSHDYVIVLPSSNLYAWSNS; encoded by the coding sequence ATGAAAAAATTTTTATTAAGCTTCTTAGGCTTTGCTACAGCCCTGAGTTGCTTTTCACAGGGTAATGCTGACTGTGCCACCTATTCTCATGATGTAAGTATAACTCCTGGTTTTGAGCTTACAGCAAACACCATCACCTCTAAAAAAGGGCATTACGATATGTCGTGGATAGATGAGGCGGCAAGGGGGAAACGGGTGGTAATGATCGGCGAGAATCATTGGATGAATGCAGTGCATCGTACGGCACGTGACCTGGTCTTTCACCTGAATACCATTGATGATTTTCCGGTGCTGGTAAAAGAAGTGCCTTACTCTACTACCCCGTTCGTGAATGCCTATATTAACTGCAAATCTGATACCTGTGATAAAGTGCTTGATGTGCTGAAGCCATACTTTGGCAGCAAGGAAGAGCTTGATTTTCTGAAGGAAGTGCAACAGTGGAACACTAACCACCCGGAAAAGAAGATAACCATTGTTTGCTCTGATTTTGAACAGGAATTCAATTTCTCGCTCCGCAATGTTTTCAGTCCATTCTTTACGCAGCAGGGCCATAAGAATTTCCGTGATAAAGTTATCAGTTTCAAGAACAACACAGTAGCACTGATCGGGTATATGGACTCGCTGGCCCATGAGGCACCGGCCAGGTTTCATGTAAAAGACAGGCCCTATTTAAATAAGCAGTTTGTATTAAATGTGCTAGATAACCTTTCAGCTTTTGACCAGGCTTCTACAGCTTTTAGGGTATATAAAGAGATGGGAATGAGCGAAAGTGAAGCTTTTGCAATGCGTGAGAAAGCGCGAACAAGAGCCATTATCAACAACCTGACAGATGATAGTAAGTTCGGGAAGCTACTCAGAAGAGACAAATTTATACTTTGGGGTGGGGCAGACCATACACGAACCTATCAGCTTACGAACGACAACTTTCATAAATATGAAGGCTGGTTTCTGGCAAATGAATATGGTATCACTCGAAACAAAGTACTCTCTATCCGGATCACGAACCTGAGCTATAGTATACCTGATCAATATTTTACCAACGACAGCTACCTGAACGGTACAGGGCAATTTGCCCGACTGGTAGAAGCCTATAAAAGATGTAATGAGGGGCAACAAAAACAGGTATATAAAATGATTGAAGAACAAACTGATGTAATTAACGCTGTCCGTTTTGCTTTTAAACTTAATAAAGATCAACCGGTGTGGTTTGAGGGTAACGAACAAATGAAGAAACTGCTTCGAAAATCCAGAAAACTAAAAGATGATGCACAATTGAAGCGCTTCTATTCGCATGATTACGTGATCGTGCTGCCATCTTCGAACTTATATGCCTGGAGTAACAGCTAA
- a CDS encoding ABC transporter ATP-binding protein — protein MYPKPTIIVAIVLSIDNLSKNYGSLKAVDNLTLQIEEGNIYGLLGPNGSGKTTTLGMVLDVIRPSSGSFSWFGEGISKATKQRVGAILETPNFYPYLTAKHNLQVVADNKGVGHHNINKMLDLVGLGTRSHTTFKGFSLGMKQRLALAAAMLNNPEVLVLDEPTNGLDPQGIAEVRDLILRIAAQGKTIILASHLLDEVEKVCTHVAVLRTGKLVTNGPVNTILSAKEQLLISANELAPVLQLLERLPYITQFSQEKEYISLTLQDGYTSTDLNRDMFAQGIVLSQLVGRRKSLEKQFLEIIKS, from the coding sequence GTGTATCCTAAACCAACTATAATTGTGGCTATCGTTTTAAGTATAGATAATCTCTCGAAAAATTATGGCAGCCTGAAAGCTGTAGATAACCTGACCCTGCAAATAGAAGAAGGCAATATCTATGGCTTGCTTGGCCCTAACGGCAGTGGTAAAACAACCACGCTGGGCATGGTGCTTGATGTGATTCGCCCCAGCAGTGGCAGTTTTTCGTGGTTTGGCGAAGGTATCAGCAAAGCAACAAAGCAACGTGTAGGGGCTATACTTGAAACCCCTAATTTTTACCCATACCTTACTGCCAAACATAACCTGCAGGTGGTAGCCGATAATAAAGGTGTCGGACACCATAACATTAACAAAATGCTGGACCTGGTAGGGTTGGGTACACGCAGCCACACCACTTTTAAAGGCTTCTCGCTGGGGATGAAGCAACGTTTAGCCCTGGCCGCTGCCATGCTAAACAACCCGGAAGTGCTGGTGCTGGACGAGCCAACCAACGGCCTCGACCCACAAGGTATAGCCGAAGTGCGCGACCTTATACTTCGGATTGCAGCCCAGGGTAAAACCATTATACTTGCCAGCCACCTGCTTGATGAAGTTGAAAAAGTATGTACACATGTAGCCGTGCTGCGCACAGGCAAACTGGTAACAAATGGACCTGTAAATACTATTCTATCTGCTAAAGAACAATTACTTATCAGTGCTAATGAACTTGCTCCAGTTCTCCAGTTACTGGAGCGCCTGCCGTACATTACCCAGTTCAGCCAAGAGAAGGAATATATAAGCCTGACCTTGCAGGATGGCTATACCAGCACCGACCTTAACCGCGACATGTTTGCCCAGGGCATTGTGCTCTCGCAGTTGGTGGGTCGCCGCAAAAGCCTGGAAAAACAGTTTCTTGAGATTATCAAATCCTAA